The following proteins are encoded in a genomic region of Rubrobacter xylanophilus DSM 9941:
- a CDS encoding YidC/Oxa1 family membrane protein insertase, translating to MQSLANAIADFFARVFDPIVDVLGAVLRFFHYDLGVEWWLSIALLTVVVRALLFPLTLKQMKSMRALQELRPEIQRIQRQYRDNPQLRNQEMMKLYQERNVNPLGGCLPLLVQMPIFIGIFYVIREFGGYSYGGRVVEPSEPTFETGGILWFQDLSQADPYYILPVLSALTMLAGTEISAKYMEPQQRWIMRIVPFAITLFLWNFPAGLFVYWISNNLVTIAQNYFIYNYGPGRREEGETKKLDQQGPAEPSSRSGNEEDPRKRAAKAAKRKRRKKKR from the coding sequence ATGCAGTCGCTGGCGAACGCGATAGCGGACTTTTTTGCGCGGGTCTTCGACCCCATCGTAGATGTGCTGGGCGCCGTTCTCCGCTTTTTCCACTACGACCTCGGGGTGGAGTGGTGGCTGAGCATCGCGCTGCTGACCGTGGTCGTGAGGGCGCTGCTCTTCCCGCTGACCCTGAAGCAGATGAAGAGCATGCGCGCCCTGCAGGAGCTGCGGCCCGAGATACAGAGGATTCAGCGTCAGTACCGGGACAACCCGCAGCTGCGCAACCAGGAGATGATGAAGCTCTACCAGGAGCGGAACGTGAACCCGCTCGGCGGGTGCCTCCCCCTCCTGGTGCAGATGCCGATCTTTATCGGCATCTTCTACGTGATACGGGAGTTCGGCGGCTACAGCTACGGCGGCAGGGTCGTGGAGCCGAGTGAGCCGACGTTCGAGACCGGCGGGATACTCTGGTTCCAGGACCTCTCGCAGGCCGACCCTTACTACATCCTCCCGGTTCTGTCCGCGCTCACGATGCTTGCGGGGACGGAGATCTCGGCGAAGTACATGGAGCCTCAGCAACGCTGGATCATGCGCATCGTGCCCTTCGCGATCACGCTCTTCCTCTGGAACTTCCCGGCCGGCCTGTTCGTCTACTGGATCTCGAACAACCTGGTGACGATCGCTCAGAATTACTTTATCTACAACTATGGCCCCGGAAGGCGCGAGGAGGGCGAGACGAAGAAGCTGGATCAGCAGGGCCCGGCAGAACCGTCTTCCCGCAGCGGCAACGAGGAGGACCCGCGGAAGCGGGCCGCGAAGGCAGCGAAGAGGAAGCGGAGAAAGAAGAAGAGATGA